One part of the Micrococcus sp. 2A genome encodes these proteins:
- a CDS encoding shikimate kinase, with protein sequence MTAACPATHPVPGPCTARPWDAMAGALEARLAASARAGEDAGTRRGLVLVGPMGAGKTTVGRALAEATGLAFVDSDDLLVQVHGPIPAFFAEHGERAFRAEEARVIEHVLSRAVPCVLASGGGAVLSPGTRSLLSRPEVAVVYLRVTEAEALRRLDSGAGRPVLAGDPAGTWSRILAERDPLYHEVADLVVDTTSDPARELAWRIVEGICPR encoded by the coding sequence GTGACGGCCGCCTGCCCGGCGACCCACCCCGTCCCGGGGCCCTGCACGGCTCGGCCGTGGGACGCGATGGCCGGCGCCCTCGAGGCGCGGCTCGCCGCGTCGGCCAGGGCGGGGGAGGACGCCGGCACGCGGCGCGGCCTCGTGCTCGTGGGGCCCATGGGCGCGGGGAAGACCACCGTCGGGCGCGCCCTGGCCGAGGCCACGGGGCTGGCGTTCGTGGACTCCGACGACCTCCTCGTGCAGGTCCACGGACCCATCCCCGCCTTCTTCGCCGAGCACGGCGAGCGGGCGTTCCGGGCCGAGGAGGCACGGGTGATCGAGCACGTCCTGAGCCGCGCCGTGCCGTGCGTCCTGGCCAGCGGCGGCGGCGCCGTGCTCTCGCCCGGGACGCGGTCGCTGCTCTCCCGCCCCGAGGTCGCGGTCGTGTACCTGCGCGTGACGGAGGCCGAGGCGCTGCGCCGGCTCGACAGCGGTGCCGGGCGCCCCGTGCTCGCGGGGGACCCGGCCGGCACGTGGAGCCGGATCCTCGCGGAGCGCGATCCCCTCTACCACGAGGTCGCCGACCTCGTGGTGGACACCACGTCAGATCCGGCCCGCGAGCTCGCCTGGCGTATCGTGGAGGGGATCTGCCCCCGCTGA